In Maridesulfovibrio sp., the following proteins share a genomic window:
- a CDS encoding indole-3-glycerol-phosphate synthase, which translates to MLDKFRKAKQVELDMLAQMQNEGKKFTPYAGERPSFADAIRRDEGGLKVIAEYKRASPSKGDINLGLSAGDVAKMYAAGGASAISVLTEKEYFKGSLTYLDEIKPSGLPMLRKDFLTDLMQIDQTLATPASALLVIVRMFEDDGYLKEMIEQSHAFGLDAVVEAFDEEDLARAKKAGAKIIQINNRDLDTLGIDMNRSIEFIKQKDDGEIWICASGINDPEDCAQMNELGYDTVLIGTSIMSSPDPQAKLSALVAGGRS; encoded by the coding sequence ATGCTGGATAAATTCAGAAAAGCGAAACAGGTCGAGCTGGATATGCTTGCGCAGATGCAGAACGAAGGGAAAAAGTTTACTCCCTATGCTGGCGAGCGTCCCTCATTTGCTGACGCCATTCGCAGGGATGAGGGCGGATTGAAGGTCATTGCCGAGTACAAGCGTGCTTCTCCATCCAAGGGTGACATAAACCTTGGTTTGAGTGCCGGAGATGTTGCAAAAATGTATGCAGCGGGGGGGGCTTCTGCTATTTCCGTTCTTACTGAGAAAGAGTACTTCAAAGGCAGCCTTACCTATCTTGATGAAATCAAACCCAGCGGGTTGCCTATGCTGCGTAAGGATTTCCTCACCGATCTGATGCAGATCGACCAGACTCTTGCAACCCCGGCCTCTGCGTTATTGGTTATCGTGCGTATGTTTGAAGATGACGGTTATCTTAAAGAGATGATCGAGCAGAGCCATGCTTTCGGATTGGATGCAGTGGTTGAAGCTTTTGATGAAGAAGATCTCGCAAGGGCCAAGAAGGCCGGAGCGAAGATTATCCAGATCAACAACCGTGACCTTGATACACTGGGCATCGATATGAACCGCTCCATTGAGTTCATTAAGCAGAAAGATGACGGGGAAATCTGGATATGCGCCAGCGGAATCAATGATCCTGAAGATTGCGCACAAATGAATGAACTTGGTTACGATACCGTGCTCATCGGCACATCAATCATGTCCAGCCCGGACCCGCAGGCTAAGTTGTCCGCGCTGGTCGCAGGGGGGCGGTCATGA
- the trpD gene encoding anthranilate phosphoribosyltransferase: MSQIINEALTALSVGQDLTTEQADGVFEELFSGEMTNAQAGALLMGLRAKGEKAVEVAAGVRAALREAKLVKGINSPCIDTVGTGGDGTNSFNCSTAVSLYLADMGYLVTKHGNRAVSSTCGSADVLEAMGISLDVSVNEARDVLIRDKFVFLFAPNFHPAFAKIAPIRKELGIPTLFNLMGPLLNPVRPTHQIVGVGRPEILRLMAEVLVLSNVEKAYVVHGAGNFDELTPFGMNDAILVEDGRLTEVKIDPADYGFELSRPGEVAVKDRDEALAAMRKVLSGKAPQPMLDMVAINLGAAISILDGISLADGMEKAKAKVAKGVDKEY; encoded by the coding sequence ATGTCACAGATAATAAATGAAGCTTTGACAGCTCTGAGCGTAGGGCAGGACCTGACCACGGAACAGGCGGACGGCGTATTCGAAGAACTCTTTTCCGGTGAAATGACCAACGCACAGGCCGGAGCACTGCTCATGGGCTTGAGAGCCAAGGGCGAGAAAGCGGTTGAAGTTGCTGCCGGTGTGCGCGCTGCCCTGCGTGAAGCCAAGCTGGTCAAGGGTATTAACAGTCCCTGTATTGATACAGTTGGAACGGGCGGTGACGGAACCAACAGTTTTAACTGCTCAACAGCTGTCTCACTTTACCTTGCAGACATGGGCTACCTTGTCACCAAGCACGGCAACAGGGCTGTTTCTTCTACTTGCGGCAGTGCTGACGTGCTGGAAGCTATGGGGATTTCTTTGGATGTTTCGGTGAACGAAGCACGAGATGTGCTGATCCGGGATAAATTTGTGTTTCTGTTTGCCCCCAATTTCCACCCGGCATTCGCAAAAATAGCTCCCATTCGTAAAGAGCTTGGAATTCCGACCCTTTTCAACCTCATGGGTCCCCTGCTGAATCCCGTTCGTCCCACTCATCAGATAGTAGGTGTGGGCCGACCGGAAATACTGCGGCTTATGGCTGAAGTTCTGGTGCTGAGCAATGTGGAGAAGGCTTACGTGGTTCACGGTGCTGGCAATTTTGACGAGCTGACCCCCTTCGGTATGAATGATGCGATTCTGGTAGAAGACGGCAGGCTGACTGAAGTTAAGATTGATCCTGCGGATTACGGATTCGAGCTTTCCAGGCCGGGAGAAGTGGCGGTAAAAGACCGGGATGAAGCATTGGCGGCTATGCGCAAAGTTCTGTCAGGAAAGGCTCCACAGCCTATGCTGGACATGGTTGCCATTAACCTCGGTGCGGCGATTTCCATTCTGGACGGCATATCTCTGGCAGATGGAATGGAAAAGGCAAAGGCCAAAGTCGCTAAAGGCGTAGACAAGGAATACTAG
- a CDS encoding aminodeoxychorismate/anthranilate synthase component II — protein MFLLVDNFDSFTFNLVQAFQQLGADPLVLRNDREEILELAESGKLERVCLSPGPSNPENAGLSLEFLARLPKEIPVLGVCLGHQTLGHFAGASVVRAGRIMHGKTSDVFHNNDGIFSGLDNPFNVCRYHSLIVNVDEAPDKLELTAWTEQNEVMGLRYKDRPWTGLQFHPESILTPDGPKLLKNFLDGKI, from the coding sequence ATGTTTTTACTCGTGGATAATTTTGATTCGTTTACCTTCAATCTTGTGCAGGCTTTTCAGCAGTTGGGTGCTGATCCGCTGGTGCTGCGCAATGATCGCGAGGAAATACTTGAGCTGGCCGAATCAGGCAAGCTGGAACGGGTCTGCCTTTCTCCCGGTCCCAGCAATCCGGAAAATGCAGGGTTGTCTCTTGAGTTTCTTGCCCGGCTACCCAAGGAAATCCCGGTGCTAGGCGTCTGCCTCGGTCATCAGACTTTAGGCCATTTTGCCGGGGCTTCCGTGGTACGTGCCGGGCGCATAATGCATGGTAAAACTTCCGATGTTTTTCACAACAATGACGGAATCTTCAGCGGTTTGGATAATCCTTTCAATGTCTGCCGCTACCATTCCCTGATCGTAAATGTGGATGAAGCACCGGATAAGCTGGAGCTGACCGCATGGACTGAGCAGAACGAAGTTATGGGGCTGCGTTATAAAGACCGTCCGTGGACAGGTCTGCAGTTTCACCCGGAATCGATTTTGACCCCGGATGGCCCGAAACTTCTTAAGAACTTTTTGGACGGAAAGATTTAG
- a CDS encoding anthranilate synthase component I family protein, protein MKIELTQYGRWLPADTQTPISLYLGLVGDAPGILLESAEVDGRLGRYSLIAWDFRLKLSPVNGKLSVECADSRLAGLATYSGMDFLDGMRAVMKALHLNAQPEVGELPPLTRGLYGTLGYGIAGMLEPKLRDKLPAEDAEVRLALPGKVVLFDHLKHSCCFLSIDKDAELDFNPPVFGATCEPTRVGDPVAVPGREKYKKGVEKVKELIADGECIQVVLSTRFSAPFSGNSFDLYRRLRQANPSPFMFYMKFSREEILLGSSPEVMARCEKGRLEVRPIAGTRPRGKDAAGDRKYAEELLADPKEIAEHVMLVDLGRNDLGRIAKPGTVTVEKFKQIEYFSHVMHITSYVEADLRDDHDAIDVLQSTFPAGTLSGAPKIRAMEIISEIEEVPRGPYGGCIGFIGLDKDSINLDTGITIRSMWIRDGKCHWQAGAGIVYDSDPEMEWKECNNKARVLKEILQSEGGDVFTRG, encoded by the coding sequence ATGAAAATTGAACTTACCCAGTATGGCAGATGGTTGCCAGCTGATACGCAGACCCCGATCAGTCTATATCTGGGTTTGGTAGGTGATGCGCCGGGGATTCTATTGGAAAGTGCCGAGGTTGACGGGCGACTTGGTCGTTACAGCCTTATCGCCTGGGATTTCAGGCTCAAACTTTCACCAGTGAATGGCAAGTTGTCTGTTGAGTGTGCAGACTCAAGACTGGCCGGGCTGGCAACTTATTCGGGTATGGATTTTCTGGACGGTATGCGTGCGGTCATGAAAGCTCTGCATTTGAATGCCCAGCCGGAAGTTGGGGAACTACCACCTCTGACCCGAGGTTTATACGGAACGCTGGGTTACGGAATCGCCGGAATGCTGGAACCGAAGTTGAGAGACAAGCTTCCTGCTGAAGATGCTGAAGTTCGTTTGGCCCTTCCGGGTAAAGTTGTTCTGTTTGATCATCTCAAGCACAGCTGCTGTTTCCTTTCAATTGATAAGGACGCGGAACTTGACTTTAACCCGCCTGTTTTCGGTGCGACCTGTGAACCCACCAGAGTAGGTGATCCTGTTGCGGTTCCCGGGCGAGAAAAATATAAGAAAGGTGTGGAAAAAGTTAAGGAATTGATTGCTGACGGCGAGTGCATTCAGGTGGTTCTTTCTACCAGATTTTCTGCACCGTTCAGTGGTAACTCCTTTGATCTTTACCGCAGGTTGCGGCAGGCCAACCCCTCTCCTTTTATGTTTTACATGAAGTTCAGCCGTGAGGAAATTCTGCTCGGTTCTTCCCCGGAAGTCATGGCCCGCTGTGAAAAGGGCAGGCTTGAAGTCCGTCCTATCGCTGGAACCCGTCCACGCGGGAAAGATGCTGCGGGGGACCGGAAGTATGCTGAAGAGTTGCTCGCCGATCCCAAAGAAATAGCCGAACACGTCATGCTGGTCGACCTTGGACGCAACGACCTTGGCCGCATCGCCAAGCCCGGTACGGTCACTGTCGAAAAGTTCAAGCAGATCGAATATTTCAGCCATGTTATGCATATTACTTCCTATGTGGAAGCTGATTTGCGTGATGATCATGATGCCATTGATGTATTGCAGTCTACATTCCCGGCAGGAACCCTTTCCGGTGCTCCGAAAATCAGAGCCATGGAAATCATTTCCGAGATTGAGGAAGTTCCGCGAGGTCCCTACGGCGGATGCATCGGTTTTATCGGCTTGGATAAAGATTCCATCAACCTTGATACCGGAATCACCATCCGTTCCATGTGGATTCGTGACGGCAAGTGCCATTGGCAGGCCGGAGCAGGAATTGTTTATGATTCCGATCCTGAAATGGAATGGAAGGAATGCAATAACAAGGCAAGGGTACTTAAGGAAATTCTGCAATCGGAGGGCGGTGATGTTTTTACTCGTGGATAA
- a CDS encoding prephenate dehydrogenase/arogenate dehydrogenase family protein encodes MECEFEKIHSVAVIGSRGQMGGFLALTAERAGMMVYRFDTPLDEEKMARRLPDTDLVILCIPVTVMDEVLPIVIPHMREGAILSDVGSVKGRPVQQMLRAYDGPVVGTHPLFGPVIPTDFDPTVALVAEREEDRPALLAVKDFFERLNFGAFESSIEEHDKAMAMIQALNFSSTIAFLACSREIPNIKKFVTPSFKRRLESARKMVTQDSDLFGTITDANQYSQEATRLFRSFLSLAAAGDMDLLADRASWWWRENNT; translated from the coding sequence ATGGAGTGCGAGTTTGAAAAAATTCATAGCGTAGCCGTCATCGGGTCCCGTGGGCAGATGGGTGGGTTCCTCGCGCTCACTGCCGAACGGGCGGGAATGATGGTCTACCGTTTTGATACCCCGCTCGATGAGGAGAAGATGGCGCGCCGTCTGCCTGATACCGATTTGGTAATTCTATGCATTCCGGTAACGGTTATGGATGAAGTGCTGCCCATTGTTATTCCGCATATGCGTGAAGGAGCTATTCTTTCTGATGTAGGCTCGGTTAAAGGGCGTCCTGTGCAGCAGATGTTGCGCGCTTATGACGGCCCGGTTGTTGGCACACACCCGTTATTCGGCCCGGTTATTCCCACTGATTTTGATCCCACAGTGGCTCTTGTAGCAGAACGCGAAGAGGACCGTCCGGCACTGTTGGCCGTTAAGGATTTTTTCGAACGTCTTAATTTCGGTGCGTTTGAATCTTCCATCGAAGAGCATGACAAGGCCATGGCTATGATTCAGGCACTGAACTTCAGTTCGACAATTGCATTTCTGGCCTGTTCACGGGAAATTCCCAATATTAAGAAATTTGTAACCCCGTCTTTTAAGCGCAGACTGGAATCAGCGCGTAAAATGGTTACTCAGGACAGTGATCTCTTCGGTACTATTACCGATGCCAATCAGTACAGTCAGGAAGCGACCCGCCTGTTCCGTTCTTTCCTCTCCCTTGCAGCCGCTGGCGACATGGATCTGCTTGCAGACCGTGCTTCTTGGTGGTGGCGTGAAAATAATACCTAG
- a CDS encoding 3-phosphoshikimate 1-carboxyvinyltransferase, whose protein sequence is MTSDNVIVIKAPSSKSLSHRALIAGALSEGSTVVLDPLDSNDINRTMDCLSTMGAHFNIDGTATTVTGMAGGPRGGIKEPAVLEMRDSGTTCRLITALAGAGKGLFRVQGTPRMHDRPIGALTSALESQGTKVTFSDKQGYPPVTLEACGFKGKEIDISLEESSQYISGLLLGAPLAAETTVINVVGKKAVSWPYVALTLNVMEDFRIKFEVQSKKNGVWKKIDWRKVEKVEPGEIRFVVKPSKFDREEYRVEGDWSNASYFLAAGAVGDKPVKIDGMSVKSLQGDRAIMYILESMGARIESDEHSVTVYPSKLHGVEVDMGKCPDLVPTVAVVAAFADSPTTITNVAHLRIKECDRLEASAAEIIRAGGKAEITDDSITIFPAPLKKGERIVFKTYDDHRLAMCTAIFAMAGIESVPEEPGCVDKSFPGFWEEWEKVKKGNGC, encoded by the coding sequence ATGACTTCTGATAACGTGATTGTAATTAAAGCCCCTTCGTCTAAATCCCTGTCTCACAGGGCTCTTATCGCAGGAGCTCTTTCTGAAGGTTCCACAGTGGTCCTTGATCCGCTGGACAGTAATGATATCAACCGGACCATGGATTGCCTGAGTACCATGGGCGCACATTTTAACATAGACGGTACAGCCACTACCGTGACCGGCATGGCTGGTGGTCCTCGCGGCGGCATAAAAGAACCTGCTGTGCTGGAGATGCGTGATTCCGGTACAACCTGCAGGTTAATTACAGCTCTGGCCGGAGCAGGCAAGGGACTTTTCAGGGTACAGGGAACTCCCCGCATGCATGACCGTCCCATAGGTGCTTTGACCAGCGCTCTGGAATCACAGGGAACCAAGGTTACTTTTTCCGATAAGCAGGGTTACCCGCCTGTAACTCTTGAAGCTTGCGGTTTCAAAGGAAAAGAAATTGATATCTCCCTTGAAGAATCCAGCCAGTACATTTCAGGACTGTTGCTTGGTGCTCCTCTCGCGGCCGAGACAACTGTAATCAATGTCGTGGGGAAGAAGGCAGTTTCATGGCCTTATGTTGCATTGACCCTGAATGTTATGGAAGATTTCAGGATAAAGTTTGAGGTCCAGAGCAAGAAGAATGGTGTGTGGAAAAAGATAGATTGGAGAAAAGTTGAAAAGGTTGAGCCCGGTGAAATCCGTTTCGTGGTTAAACCTTCGAAATTTGACCGGGAAGAATACCGGGTTGAAGGCGACTGGTCCAATGCTTCATACTTCCTTGCTGCCGGGGCAGTAGGTGACAAACCTGTTAAGATTGATGGCATGTCAGTGAAATCCCTTCAGGGTGACCGGGCTATCATGTATATCCTTGAATCCATGGGCGCGAGAATTGAGAGCGACGAGCATAGCGTTACTGTCTATCCTTCAAAGCTTCACGGTGTAGAAGTTGACATGGGTAAATGCCCGGACCTCGTCCCCACTGTGGCCGTGGTTGCGGCTTTTGCGGACAGCCCGACCACCATAACCAATGTTGCCCACCTGCGCATCAAAGAGTGTGACCGCTTAGAAGCAAGTGCCGCCGAAATCATTCGTGCAGGCGGTAAGGCCGAGATTACTGATGATTCCATTACCATCTTCCCGGCTCCGCTCAAGAAGGGCGAACGCATAGTTTTCAAGACCTATGATGACCACAGATTAGCCATGTGCACCGCTATTTTCGCAATGGCAGGTATCGAATCAGTCCCTGAAGAACCCGGGTGTGTGGACAAGTCCTTTCCCGGTTTCTGGGAAGAATGGGAAAAAGTTAAAAAAGGAAATGGTTGTTAG
- the pheA gene encoding prephenate dehydratase, protein MSQSSKKNLGDLRVEIDSLDTEILDLLNKRAAASLAVGAIKAGSSDQIFKPFREQEVLRGLIERNPGTLPPEHLEAIYREIISSSRRLQRPERVVYLGPEGTFSYFAGLHYMGRQADLLPKNNFEDIFVAVSKGEADLGIIPLENSLKGTVGQNVDLFMRYPVFIQAELYHRISHGLMTKGADISEIKTVYSHSKALEQCTGWLRANMPGAELVSVESTAKAAQLVADSDGPVAAVGHVKLANLLGLHIAAEAIEDLPDNWTRFLIIGPKPGQEDKRDKTSLLFTTPDRPGALVEVLNELSGHDINMTKLESRPALGEKWKYMFFVDLQGDLGADEHAALIEDLKNRCLTFKILGCYPAGSQDGSKF, encoded by the coding sequence ATGTCACAGTCCAGCAAAAAAAATCTTGGCGATTTGCGAGTGGAAATCGATTCACTCGACACTGAAATTCTTGATCTTCTCAATAAACGTGCTGCCGCGTCTCTAGCTGTTGGTGCGATAAAGGCAGGATCATCAGACCAGATTTTCAAGCCTTTTCGGGAGCAGGAAGTTTTGCGCGGTCTTATCGAGCGCAACCCCGGAACTCTTCCCCCCGAGCACCTTGAAGCAATTTATCGCGAAATTATTTCTTCTTCCCGCAGGTTACAGAGGCCTGAGCGCGTGGTCTATCTAGGCCCCGAAGGGACTTTTTCATATTTTGCAGGACTACATTACATGGGACGTCAGGCCGACCTGCTCCCCAAGAACAATTTTGAAGATATTTTTGTGGCCGTTTCCAAAGGCGAAGCCGACTTAGGCATCATTCCCCTTGAAAATTCGCTTAAGGGAACGGTCGGGCAGAATGTTGATCTGTTTATGCGTTACCCGGTTTTCATTCAGGCCGAGCTTTACCATCGTATCAGCCATGGTCTTATGACTAAAGGGGCCGACATCAGCGAGATCAAAACTGTCTATTCACACTCCAAGGCACTTGAGCAATGCACCGGGTGGCTTCGGGCCAACATGCCCGGCGCAGAGCTTGTGTCTGTGGAATCCACTGCAAAAGCAGCCCAGCTGGTGGCAGATAGTGACGGGCCTGTTGCAGCCGTCGGGCATGTTAAGCTGGCCAACCTTTTGGGACTGCACATCGCCGCAGAAGCTATTGAAGACCTCCCTGACAACTGGACCCGCTTCCTTATTATCGGACCTAAGCCCGGTCAGGAAGATAAGCGTGACAAGACTTCACTGCTTTTCACTACCCCGGACAGGCCCGGTGCATTGGTTGAGGTCCTTAATGAGCTTTCCGGTCATGACATAAACATGACCAAGCTTGAGTCCCGTCCTGCTCTGGGCGAAAAGTGGAAATATATGTTTTTCGTTGACCTGCAAGGCGATCTCGGAGCTGACGAACATGCCGCTCTTATCGAAGATCTCAAAAATCGTTGCCTGACTTTTAAAATTCTCGGCTGCTATCCGGCAGGATCTCAGGATGGAAGTAAGTTTTAG
- a CDS encoding 3-dehydroquinate synthase II family protein: MKKIIFKAIPFEKNLVSLALESGVDAILTSPEDKETIESLGRVTVITPEDMPCVAINEKADEAVAVELDKKGKDVCLAAGWEIIPVENLLAQIDALALEAESLERARLAASVMERGADAIVVTPEGAADLKQIVAELKLSQGKMELQKATITKIESAGLAHRVCVDTTSKLKKGQGILTGNSSAFTFLVHAETESNPYVAARPFRVNAGAVHAYALTPGDKTTYLEELRSGSEVLVVDKDGNTSVAVVGRSKLEIRPMLLISAEVETPEGPVSGKVFLQNAETIRVVSSDGEPVSVVTLKEGDQILCRVDDAGRHFGMRIKEEISED, encoded by the coding sequence ATGAAAAAAATTATTTTTAAAGCCATCCCCTTCGAGAAGAATCTTGTCAGCCTCGCTCTGGAGTCCGGTGTGGACGCGATCCTGACTTCACCGGAAGACAAAGAGACCATTGAATCCCTAGGCCGTGTTACCGTAATTACACCCGAAGATATGCCTTGCGTAGCTATCAATGAAAAAGCGGATGAAGCTGTTGCGGTGGAACTTGACAAAAAAGGCAAAGATGTCTGCCTCGCAGCCGGCTGGGAAATTATCCCGGTTGAAAACCTGCTTGCCCAGATTGACGCCCTCGCCCTTGAAGCTGAATCTCTCGAACGCGCAAGACTTGCTGCTTCCGTTATGGAGCGTGGAGCCGACGCCATCGTGGTCACTCCCGAAGGTGCTGCCGATCTTAAACAGATCGTAGCCGAACTGAAACTCTCGCAGGGCAAGATGGAATTACAGAAAGCAACAATTACCAAAATCGAGTCTGCCGGACTGGCTCATCGAGTCTGCGTGGATACCACTTCCAAGCTCAAGAAAGGGCAGGGTATTCTGACCGGAAATTCTTCCGCCTTCACCTTTCTTGTACATGCTGAAACAGAATCAAACCCCTACGTTGCGGCGCGTCCTTTCAGGGTAAATGCAGGTGCCGTCCATGCCTATGCACTTACGCCCGGTGATAAAACCACTTATCTTGAAGAATTACGTTCCGGGTCCGAGGTGCTTGTAGTTGACAAGGACGGCAATACGTCTGTTGCCGTGGTTGGTCGCAGCAAGCTTGAAATCCGTCCCATGCTGCTGATCAGCGCTGAAGTTGAAACCCCCGAAGGACCTGTTTCCGGCAAGGTGTTTCTCCAGAATGCGGAGACCATTCGTGTTGTCAGTAGCGACGGTGAGCCTGTCAGTGTCGTAACACTGAAAGAAGGCGATCAGATACTTTGCCGCGTTGATGACGCAGGACGCCATTTCGGAATGCGTATCAAAGAAGAAATTTCAGAGGATTAA
- a CDS encoding 2-amino-3,7-dideoxy-D-threo-hept-6-ulosonate synthase — translation MQIGKSVRMERIVNRNTGRTIVVPMDHGISVGPLKGLRSMRRAVNDMVKGGANAVLMHKGLVRCSHREEGGDVGLIVHLSASTCLSPLPNKKTLVGTVEDALRLGADAVSVHVNLGDESESQMLSDLGKVASAATSWGVPVLAMVYARGPQIKDEFDPAVVAHCARAGEELGADIVKVPYTGDIETFKDVVEGCCIPVVIAGGPKLDSTRDFLQMVSDSIEAGGAGLSVGRNVFQHENRVKLVEALHMIVHNDETVDNALAHIGE, via the coding sequence ATGCAGATTGGTAAAAGCGTAAGAATGGAGCGGATCGTAAACCGTAATACCGGCAGGACAATCGTAGTACCCATGGACCATGGTATAAGTGTCGGACCTCTCAAAGGGCTGCGGTCCATGCGCCGGGCGGTTAACGATATGGTCAAAGGCGGAGCCAATGCCGTACTCATGCACAAAGGCCTGGTCCGCTGCTCCCACCGTGAAGAAGGCGGTGACGTTGGTCTCATTGTTCATCTTTCCGCATCCACCTGCCTTTCCCCCCTGCCTAATAAAAAAACACTTGTCGGTACTGTTGAAGACGCGCTTCGTCTTGGAGCCGATGCTGTTTCAGTTCATGTAAATCTCGGTGATGAATCCGAATCGCAGATGCTTTCCGATCTCGGCAAAGTTGCTTCCGCAGCTACCAGCTGGGGAGTTCCGGTCCTGGCCATGGTTTACGCCCGCGGTCCCCAGATCAAAGATGAATTCGATCCCGCCGTTGTTGCCCATTGCGCACGCGCAGGCGAAGAGCTGGGAGCTGACATCGTAAAAGTTCCCTACACCGGGGATATTGAAACCTTCAAAGATGTGGTCGAAGGCTGCTGTATCCCGGTTGTCATTGCCGGTGGTCCTAAGCTCGATTCAACCCGTGATTTCCTGCAGATGGTTTCCGATTCCATTGAGGCGGGCGGTGCCGGACTTTCAGTTGGCCGTAATGTCTTCCAGCATGAAAACCGTGTAAAGCTTGTCGAAGCCCTGCACATGATTGTTCACAACGACGAAACTGTAGATAACGCTCTCGCGCACATTGGCGAATAG
- a CDS encoding ammonium transporter: MTIKRSMVGRKTTALATLMLLAAPSAAFAAEEAMSQTHGNILWTLLAAILVFFMQAGFACVEAGFTRAKSAGNILMKNFLDFAAGSVIFFLFGFGLMFGLDAGGFVGTSGFSLAGIGLTDPDSQWTLTFWFFQSVFAATAATIVSGGIAERTKFSSYILVTCIVTGLIYPISGHWAWGSLWLGDSGAGWLEGMGFMDFAGSTVVHSVGGWIALAGAMVLGPRIGKYTADGKAKAIPGHNIPLASLGIFILWFGWFGFNPGSTTTADGSIGLIAVTTSLSACAGTLGAMFTSWFKYGKPDISMTCNGALAGLVGITAPCATVTPAASLIIGLIAGVLVVLSIEFIDKVLKVDDPVGAVSVHGVCGAWGTLACGLFTTPALNDGAGGLFYGGGFALLTPQIIGIVVCFFWAFGMGYLAFNIAKAIMGVRVSAEEEMKGLDISEHGMESYNGFQIFSNE; the protein is encoded by the coding sequence ATGACTATTAAACGTTCGATGGTAGGCCGCAAAACCACGGCCCTAGCAACTCTCATGCTCCTGGCAGCACCTTCCGCAGCTTTCGCGGCAGAAGAGGCAATGTCCCAGACCCACGGTAACATTCTTTGGACCCTTCTTGCCGCTATTCTCGTATTTTTTATGCAGGCAGGATTTGCATGTGTCGAAGCTGGATTCACCCGCGCAAAGAGTGCCGGTAACATCCTGATGAAAAACTTTCTCGACTTTGCAGCAGGATCAGTAATCTTCTTTCTTTTCGGATTCGGACTTATGTTTGGCCTTGATGCAGGCGGCTTTGTCGGAACCTCCGGATTCAGCCTCGCCGGAATCGGGCTCACCGATCCTGACTCACAGTGGACCCTGACATTCTGGTTCTTCCAGTCTGTATTTGCTGCAACCGCGGCGACAATCGTATCGGGCGGTATTGCTGAACGGACTAAATTCAGCAGCTATATTCTCGTAACCTGCATCGTGACCGGACTTATCTATCCTATCTCCGGGCACTGGGCATGGGGCTCTCTCTGGCTCGGCGATTCCGGTGCTGGCTGGCTTGAAGGCATGGGATTCATGGACTTCGCAGGATCAACCGTAGTTCACTCAGTTGGTGGATGGATCGCCCTGGCAGGTGCCATGGTACTCGGCCCACGCATCGGTAAATATACTGCGGACGGTAAAGCAAAGGCTATCCCCGGCCATAACATTCCCCTGGCATCACTCGGCATATTCATCCTCTGGTTCGGCTGGTTCGGTTTCAACCCCGGTTCCACCACCACAGCTGACGGCTCCATCGGTCTCATCGCCGTAACAACAAGCCTTTCCGCCTGTGCGGGTACCCTTGGTGCAATGTTCACCTCATGGTTCAAGTACGGCAAGCCCGATATTTCCATGACCTGTAACGGCGCTCTGGCAGGGCTTGTAGGTATCACTGCTCCCTGCGCAACCGTAACCCCGGCAGCTTCCCTGATCATCGGTCTTATCGCAGGTGTGCTGGTAGTTCTCTCCATCGAGTTCATTGATAAAGTACTCAAAGTCGACGACCCGGTTGGTGCGGTTTCCGTACACGGTGTATGCGGGGCATGGGGAACTCTGGCTTGCGGATTGTTCACAACTCCCGCTCTCAACGACGGAGCAGGCGGCCTCTTCTACGGCGGCGGATTCGCACTGCTCACCCCTCAGATCATCGGCATAGTAGTATGTTTCTTCTGGGCATTCGGAATGGGTTACCTCGCTTTCAACATCGCCAAGGCAATCATGGGTGTAAGGGTTTCCGCTGAAGAAGAAATGAAGGGTCTCGACATCTCTGAGCATGGCATGGAATCATATAACGGCTTCCAGATCTTCTCCAACGAATAA
- a CDS encoding P-II family nitrogen regulator, with translation MKLIITYIRPECLTPVKQALYAKGIYTMSVTNILGSGRGAGFTETYRGVVMEVNLLKKIRIEIGLAEDKVESALEAIKTGAQTGKEGDGVIFVQDLTRTIRIRTGEESL, from the coding sequence ATGAAACTAATCATCACATATATCAGGCCCGAATGCCTTACACCGGTAAAGCAGGCCCTCTACGCCAAAGGAATCTACACCATGTCGGTAACCAACATCCTCGGCTCCGGTAGGGGAGCGGGATTCACAGAAACATACCGCGGTGTTGTAATGGAAGTTAACCTGCTCAAAAAAATACGTATTGAAATCGGACTTGCTGAAGATAAGGTTGAATCTGCTCTGGAAGCGATCAAAACCGGTGCTCAGACAGGCAAAGAAGGAGACGGCGTAATCTTCGTGCAGGACCTGACCAGAACCATCAGAATCAGAACAGGTGAAGAATCACTTTAA